Genomic segment of Mytilus edulis chromosome 12, xbMytEdul2.2, whole genome shotgun sequence:
TTTACTTACAAGGTTATTGAAATATTCGTCTACATCCGACATTTTAACAAGAGGTCTGTTCGGAAATAATCCTTCTGGGAAGCTACCAAATTTAACATCAGACTCGTTTTCAGCTAGTAAGGATGATGCTTTGAACTGTCCCATTTTTTTTGCAAGATCAAGAGGCTTTCTCCCCATGTTGTCGGCGATCATTTTATCGGCTCCATTATCGAGCAGACATGGAATAGAATCGGGATTTCCGTCTGCCGCTGCATAATGTAGTGGAGTAGCGCCAACATTATCTTTGACATTGAAATCTGCATTACTCTCGATAAATAATTTAATCATGGAAAAGTTACCATTTTCAGCGGCAATATGAATAGGCTGGATCCCTAAATCCCCTACTATTGATACATCAGCACCCTTGTCTAGAAGGACTTGAACAGCTAATGTGTTTTCAAACAAACATGCGTGGTGTAACGGGGAATCATTATGGATGTCCCTTGCATTTAAATTGGCGCTATATTGAAGAAGTAAATCTATTACAGACGTGTCATTATTTCGAACTGAAAGATGTAATGGCGTACGCCTTAAATGATCACAGACTGCTACATCGGCTCCCGATTCTAATAAAAAGTTGCAAATGACATAGTTCAGTTTTGCTGCTGAAAAATGAAGGACGCTTGACAGATCTTTTCCCTGGGTGTTGACGTCACAACCAGATTTTATCAGTAAGCGTAGAATAGGGAACAGTATGTCATTGACATCATCCTCCTCCTCAGTCCAATCACCCTGAGTACACATACAGTAAATAGGAGTCATTCCTAAATGATTTAAGGAATTAACGCATGCGCCATGTTTGATTAACAAGTCGACCACATCCACGTTCTGAGACAGAGCCGCATTGTGTAGGCATGTTCTACCGGATGCATCGGTTATATCAGGATTAGCTCCATTTTCTAGCAAATATTCGACTATTTTCATTTTGTGCTTTCGTATTACTTTCaaattttgaactgaattttctTCATCATGCATGTCTTCAAACCCATGAGGTGGAATGCTGTTGATGGCAACCAACAGAGCCGTGTGTTTAAACCAGTCTGTACTATTTATGCTAACTCCGAGTGACAAAATTTCATCTAACAATAATTTCCAGTCTTCAATCATTGACTCGTCACGAACACTACTCATCGCAGAGATGACATTTTGAACGGCACTTCCCTCAGTAGAATTGTCATAAAGCAGTGGCACACCATACGAAATGAGTTTTCTCATTAGTTCTATTTTTTGCTTACAAGATAACTTTTCATTGGACAAAAGCACTTTCATTGGAGGAAAATTGCTGTCAGATAAAGAACTCTTATTGATATGCGTTAATAGCTTTTCTATCATCTCATTGTCTGTGGCACCCAATAAGGCTTCGTGTAAAAGTGATAAACCACGAATGTCGCGAaatattcctatatctattccTGTATTAATGCACAAATCTAAGACGTCTAATCTGTTTTGGCGAACAGCGTTCAATGGAACAGTTAGCCAAACACGCGAGTCGTCGCTTAAACCTGACGCTGTATCTGAAGATCTAGGTATTTTTTCCTTAGACCGGTTCATTTCTTCAAGACGACTTTTATCATTAATATCTGATGTAGAGGTTCGTGAGTACAACAATAAAACACTGGTGTCGTCTGTGCAAGCATTGTCATCTTTAATCTTTTTTTCGGCGGTCGCTTCGTCTTCTTGTATCCTTAGCCATGGGCGCCATTTTTTTGTACTGACAGTATGCATGTCACGTGTTCTTATTTTCTTTCGGATTTTCGTAACAAACGAATGAAGCTCATCTTTCATTTTACTTTCTTCGGCAACTTTTTGTAGAGCATTCCGAAATTTGTTTGAGAATATTTTTTCACATTGCGTTTGTTTCTTTAAGTCGAAGTTTTCTGGAGTAATATTCTGGAAATTCAAAACTGTGTTATGTGTATCAGCATGAAATTTGAGAAATATTTCTAAATCACTGATCTTCATCATGAATGTCTCCCTTGGTTTAGATTGCGGTTCTGACGGTTCTGACGACATGTTTTCTGTTCGTGgtgaagatttttttctttcatcctgaaatttgaatttgaaatagtCATCAGAGAAACAATTAAATGGTACCTTTTCAAGATAAAAATGCAATTCTTAGTATATGTGTGAGCACCAATTCTCATTCATGCATTTGTGTGAGCGAAAACTCTCATTCATGTATATGTGTGAGCACAAACTCTCATTCATGTATATGTGTGAGCACCAATTCTCATTAATTATAAATGTGTGAGCACCAATTATCATTTAAGCATATGAGTGAGCACCAATTCCAATTCATTAGATGTGTGATCACCAACTTTTAGTCATGATTGGTTTGATCACTAATTCTTATTCATGTATATGTGAGAGCACCAATTCTCATTCATTCGATGTGTGAGCACCACATCATTCATATGTATGTGTGCACTAACTCTCATTCATATGTATGTGGGCACTAACTCTCATTCATGCATATGTGCAAGCGTCCATTCTCATGCACGTATTTGTGTGAGTACCCATTCTTTGTCATGTATATGTGTGAGAACTAAATCTCATTCATGTATATGTGTGAGTACCCACTCTTTTTCATGCATATGTGTTTACTAACTCTCATTCGTGTATAAGTGCAAGCGTCGATTCTCATGCATGTATATGTGTGAGTACCCACTCTTTTTCATGTATATGTGTGAGTACCCACTCTTTTTCTTGTACGTGTGTAAGCACTATTCCTTCCGTCGtgaatcaaaaatataaaatgtatccaTCCAAATTCTTCTCCAAAGATGTTTGGATCAACGATTAATAATCATATCAAAGAAATTTCTTTCTGTTTACTCTGAATCCGATGGCAATACTATTCCGAGTAAGAACGAATAGACATTATGTACGTCTTTAAAATGGCGATAATTCAGACAGCCAATTATGAGTCGTTGGGTAAGGACATGTCTTTTGTTTTTGCAACTGACCATTGATATACAGATTACTGCTGATTTGTAGAAAGTTACACATGTTTCAAGAAGTTTCTGCCGTTAAACGTCATAATTATAAAAGCAATTAAGTGACTGTGAATTTAAACATCCTGCGTAGTCAAACGGATGACTATCTTTGTATTGGTAGAACTGCCGGATGGGAGACGCCTTTTTGATCATAGTGAACCCTAGGGTTGGAAAAGAACAGACGATCACATGATAAATGGAGTACACTATTTCTTATCTAAATTTAAATTTAGacatgttttattaaatatacattgtatatatatagtatactTTCCGCTTTACGTTctgttaaaacaaaacaatacaagaAGAGCTTACCATAGGCTTGTATTTCACTTCAATTCGCTTGTTACAGAACGGTCACTATATAAAATAGGTTATCATTACTTCCTGAATGTGTACTTTTCAATTTAATGCGCATGCACTAATAATAGCTTTTTATAGTTTCAGGTAATTTAAATCATAAATAtagtttttttaaatcatttttttttatctccgatctttttcatttgttttgaattttaaatttggaacttacaaaaaataattgtcacttaaacattttaaatttatcatgtttatagaagcCAGGAACATGGTATTTTTGGCATGCTAACACCAGAATTTCGATAGTTTGTAAGAAAAAAGTTAACAATGCTGGATCtatctttgtttttatctttttaaacggACAGCAGCACTCAGTACAAACCTGAA
This window contains:
- the LOC139498874 gene encoding serine/threonine-protein phosphatase 6 regulatory ankyrin repeat subunit B-like, with protein sequence MDERKKSSPRTENMSSEPSEPQSKPRETFMMKISDLEIFLKFHADTHNTVLNFQNITPENFDLKKQTQCEKIFSNKFRNALQKVAEESKMKDELHSFVTKIRKKIRTRDMHTVSTKKWRPWLRIQEDEATAEKKIKDDNACTDDTSVLLLYSRTSTSDINDKSRLEEMNRSKEKIPRSSDTASGLSDDSRVWLTVPLNAVRQNRLDVLDLCINTGIDIGIFRDIRGLSLLHEALLGATDNEMIEKLLTHINKSSLSDSNFPPMKVLLSNEKLSCKQKIELMRKLISYGVPLLYDNSTEGSAVQNVISAMSSVRDESMIEDWKLLLDEILSLGVSINSTDWFKHTALLVAINSIPPHGFEDMHDEENSVQNLKVIRKHKMKIVEYLLENGANPDITDASGRTCLHNAALSQNVDVVDLLIKHGACVNSLNHLGMTPIYCMCTQGDWTEEEDDVNDILFPILRLLIKSGCDVNTQGKDLSSVLHFSAAKLNYVICNFLLESGADVAVCDHLRRTPLHLSVRNNDTSVIDLLLQYSANLNARDIHNDSPLHHACLFENTLAVQVLLDKGADVSIVGDLGIQPIHIAAENGNFSMIKLFIESNADFNVKDNVGATPLHYAAADGNPDSIPCLLDNGADKMIADNMGRKPLDLAKKMGQFKASSLLAENESDVKFGSFPEGLFPNRPLVKMSDVDEYFNNLVSKLQAIRNSERDIGETILNTPGLGKVDFAKGENADIFKLIQQFIDKVLVRVGELDPLFKGCLLNAGSTLEGVKIGYPDEFDFLVHLEHFSSIVERIETS